Sequence from the Cucumis sativus cultivar 9930 chromosome 1, Cucumber_9930_V3, whole genome shotgun sequence genome:
tttttgaaacaatGACAGGATCTCAGAATGTAACTTAAGAGACTACGTGAAACTTGAAACTCGAGGGATGAACCAAAATAAGTCTTGCTAATCTCGGGGAATACCAAGTACTTTCATTGCTAGCTCCCAGCAGACAATTGCTGCTGCGTTGGCAGGAAATGCGCGAAGTACGGTTGGACCTAAGCCTGTATAGCATCCTTTAATCCCAGCATTTTGATATatctaaaagaatgaaatttcGAGTCAGCATGTTGTGTAATTTTAATAGTAGAGGAAATTGCCAGAGATGAGAACTTGAATGAAATGGTAACCCAAACGTCTTACCGATCTCAAAACAAGAAACGGATTTCTGGTGACGTTTTTGTCTGTAGACGTCTGGATTACAGTTTTTGCAACATCCAGGGGCAAAACAGCTAACCAGAACTGGTTAAATTTTTAACATTAGTCAGGTTTACAACAATAAGattaataaagtttttcaataaataattagaatcaTTAGAACCAACTTGAAAATAAGTGTAATTTACTTAGAAACTTACACCCACACCACCAAGGCCACCAGTCAAAATCCCAATGCCCATGTCCATTAAGTTGCCATGgacatttgaatttgaagtagAATGTAATTGTGAATGCATGTAATAGCGAACATTCTCATAAACACTAAAGAATACGGCATTTCCAATTGATTCCCttaaaaatgttgtaaaaCCTCCGCGGAAAATACCAGTAGCCTGGAACAGAGTGTGTCATACTGTCATTTGAAAACTAGATCACAAATGGCAGATTACAAAGTCGAGAGGATTCTCTTACCCCTTctgtttttatagttttaaggGCACAATCGACTGGACCACGATATCTACTGGAAACTGGAACAAGAGAATCAGTACCTTGAACTTGCATCCTACACTGGAAAATTTTATTCATGAGCCTAACAtgagaacaaaagaaagaaaacaagaaacaagtaCATCATGATAAATGATCTATCTACCTTCACTAACTCAGAAGGACATAATATAAAGCTGATAATAGCTCCACCATAAGCTGCCGAAGGAATTACAACTTGTGGCCTTGGCCTACCATTTTGGTCGCCTCCCTTCACAATCAGAGAAAGAGAGACCAGAACAGTCGTATCAAGATTATGCACAGAATGCCCGTGGGCCAAAAATTCCAAGACTATTGAGCATAAAGTGAATTGGTTTTGGCAATATTGAGGAAGCCTGCAAATGGGCTATAAACCCCTAAGCAAAAGGAAAGCTTCAATTTCATCCGTACAGACCTGCAATGACTGTTTAGTCCGGGAGTATATTCCGAAAAGAAGGGAACTCTCAAAAGACACTCCAATGAAAGATGATGTTGCCCCTCGGTAAAGTCCTCTCACCTGTCAAAATTGTCATATCttaattcttcaaaatatGGTAACGAAGGATTTATGCAGAGAAAGGGAGGTAAGAGCAATATCGAACAACTTGCACACTTGAAGCAATGCTAGCAACAAATGAGGAATCAACAACATTGCAATAAGTGAGAAATAGAACACCACTTTTCCAAGATAAGCAGGTATACGAACGTAGTtggatgatgaagatgatagGCACTCAATTCACAACAGCATCCAGTTAACCTATCTGATCTTAGCATATTGAAATACTTCCTATAACTGTTTCTATAGAGTTAAAATCCCTTACCCCTTCAGTCTTCAGT
This genomic interval carries:
- the LOC101211846 gene encoding mitochondrial arginine transporter BAC1 yields the protein MGDTSSYKDYVAGLIAGVATVIIGHPFDTVKVKLQKHNTESRGITYRGGLHCTARILKTEGVRGLYRGATSSFIGVSFESSLLFGIYSRTKQSLQGGDQNGRPRPQVVIPSAAYGGAIISFILCPSELVKCRMQVQGTDSLVPVSSRYRGPVDCALKTIKTEGATGIFRGGFTTFLRESIGNAVFFSVYENVRYYMHSQLHSTSNSNVHGNLMDMGIGILTGGLGGVGFWLAVLPLDVAKTVIQTSTDKNVTRNPFLVLRSIYQNAGIKGCYTGLGPTVLRAFPANAAAIVCWELAMKVLGIPRD